The Methylococcus sp. Mc7 genomic sequence CCGCCGTGGATACTGATGACGATGACCAGATCTCCCTGGCCGAATACCTCGCCGAGCCTGCGAAACCCGGCCGCTGAAGCCGTCTCTCCGTCCCGTGGCGGCGGCCGGTTCCTGAGGCCGCCGGCCGCCAGGAGGGGCAAGCCCGGAATCATCCCGTCCCGCCGCAGGCGTGGCATCGGCAGCCGGCCGGCGCTATGAATTCAATATCTTCGGGAAGCTGTTTCTCGGTGCCTTCCTGAGCACGCTGGTCCTCACGGTCGCCGTCATGGCTTCGGTCCGCTGGAGTTTTCTGCGCGGCTTCGAGGAGTATCTGTTCCAGGTCCAGGAAGAACGCCTGGACCGCTTTGCAGCGTTGCTGGCGCAGCAGCACCGGCAGTATGGCGGCTGAGATTTCCTCAGGGGCAACGAAGGCTATTGGCGTGAACTCTTGCAGCAAGGCGCCGGTTTCGACCCCGAGGACCTGCGGCCGCCGCCGGACGCCGGTTTCGATGCGGGGCCGGACGTTTTCTCTCCACCGCCGGAGCACCCCCGCCCGCCGTCACCGGAAGGGCTGCTGCGGGACGGGCACGTCTGGGTGCTGGACGCGGATCGCCAGCAGGTCAGCGGTCCGCCTTTCCCGCTGAGGGACGCGAGCGAGGGAAATCTTCGCCCCATCGTTTGGGGCGGCGCCACCGTTGGATGGCTCGGCTTCAAGCCGCATCCCCACGCCCAGCCGTTCAGGGACGACCGCCTTCAGGCGGCCTTCATCGAGCAGCAGGCCCGGACCGGCTATGTCATCATGGCCTTTGCCTTGCTGATTTCCCTGGTGGGATCGCTGATCCTTGCGCGCCAGTTCCTGCTGCCGATCAAGCGTCTGGCCGCCGATTTCAACTTGCTGGCCCGCACCCTGGCCCACAACGAACAATGCCGCCGGCAATGGGTCGCCGATACTTCCCACGAACTGCGGACGCCGCTGGCGGTCCTGCGTTCGGAGGTCGAGGCGCTATTGGACGGGGTCCGCGAGCCTACGCCGGAACGCCTGCGTTCGCTGCACGGGGAGATCATGGCCTTGAGCAAACTGGTGGACGATCTCTTCGAGCTGTCGCTCTATGATCTCGGAAACCTCAAGTACCGCATGGAGCCGCTGAACCCGGTGGGCATCCTGGCTGAAGTGGTTTCCGGTTTCCGGAGCCGGTTCGAAGCGAAAAATATCGCTTTGAAGCCGCTTAACCAGCACATTGCCAAGATCACCGTCCTTGGCGATGCGCAAAGGCTACGTCAGTTGTTCGGGAATCTGCTCGAAAACCGTCTTCGCTATACCGATGCCGGCGGCGCCTGCAAAATCGCCGTGCGTCAGGCCGAGACCATGGCAATACTGGAAGTTTCGGATTCCGCTCCTGCTGTTCCCGAGAGCGCCTGTACGCAGTTGTTCGAACGGTTTTACCGGGTCGATTCGTCCCGCAGCCGGCGTCTGGGCGGCGCGGGGTTGGGCCTTGCGATCTGCCGAAACATCGTGGAAGCCCACGGCGGCGGGATCCGGGCGCAAGTCTCGCATCTCGGCGGGCTCAGCGTGCGCGTGGAGCTGCCCTTGCTTCCGTCCTGAACCGAAGGCCTGCGCCGATGCCGGATTCAAAGTCGATATTGCTCGTGGAAGACGAACCCAAGCTCGCGGAAGTACTCAAGGAATACTTGGAGCGCGCGGGCTTTTCGGTCCAATGGCTGGCTGAGGGGCTGCCGGCGGCGTCCTGGGTAAAGCAGCACGAACCAGACCTCGTCCTGCTGGACCTGCTGCTGCCCGGCCGGGACGGCATGGATGTCTGCCGTGACATCCGGAAGTTTTCCAACGTGCCGATCTTCATGATCACCGCCAGGGTCGACGAAATCGACCGTTTACTGGGTCTGGAACTCGGCGCCGACGACTATATCTGCAAGCCCTACAGTCCCAGGGAGGTCGTCGCGAGGGTGCGGGCCGTGTTCCGCCGGATCGAATATTGCGGTTCCGGGCGTCCGCCGGAGCCGGAATTCAGGGTGGATCACGAGCGTATGACCATCGAGTTCCAGAGCCGCGTGCTGGACTTGACTGGGGTGGAGTTCAGGCTGCTCGCTGCCTTGATGGAAAAACCCGGCAGGATTTTGTCGCGGGAGCGATTGCTCGGCCGTCTATACGAAGACAACCGGATCGTCGCCGACCGCACGGTGGACAGCCACGTAAAGAACATTCGAAAGAAACTGGCCGCGGTGCTGCCGGAACGCGAGGTGCTGGTTTCGGTTTACGGGGCGGGGTACAAATTTGAATGGTGACTCCCTTTGAATCCAGTCGGGGCACAGAGCCGCCCGTGATTCCTAGGCCTGAGCGGAAAATGGCACAGCGCCCGGCCATTGCTTTCCTCGCTACGCTGATCGCGTCGTTCGTTGCGGCACCGGCGGTGGTGGCGACCGGGTTTCCGGATTATCCCGGCGGACCGCTGTTCCAGGGAGCACCGGTGAAACCGCGGCTGAATACACCGAAGGCTCGTCGTTACCGGACGGCGCTGCGCCGAGAGAGCGCCCAAGGGCCGAACTTCAACGGCCACTATCGGCTTGCCACCTGGGGCTGCGGCTCGAGTTGTCTCGATCTGGCCGTGGTCGACCTGACCAATGGCAGAGTCTGGTTCGCACCCACCGAATATTGCGCCGCCGCGCGCAGCGAGGGCCAGGGAAAACCCGTTTGGATCGAC encodes the following:
- a CDS encoding ATP-binding protein encodes the protein MQQGAGFDPEDLRPPPDAGFDAGPDVFSPPPEHPRPPSPEGLLRDGHVWVLDADRQQVSGPPFPLRDASEGNLRPIVWGGATVGWLGFKPHPHAQPFRDDRLQAAFIEQQARTGYVIMAFALLISLVGSLILARQFLLPIKRLAADFNLLARTLAHNEQCRRQWVADTSHELRTPLAVLRSEVEALLDGVREPTPERLRSLHGEIMALSKLVDDLFELSLYDLGNLKYRMEPLNPVGILAEVVSGFRSRFEAKNIALKPLNQHIAKITVLGDAQRLRQLFGNLLENRLRYTDAGGACKIAVRQAETMAILEVSDSAPAVPESACTQLFERFYRVDSSRSRRLGGAGLGLAICRNIVEAHGGGIRAQVSHLGGLSVRVELPLLPS
- a CDS encoding response regulator, with product MPDSKSILLVEDEPKLAEVLKEYLERAGFSVQWLAEGLPAASWVKQHEPDLVLLDLLLPGRDGMDVCRDIRKFSNVPIFMITARVDEIDRLLGLELGADDYICKPYSPREVVARVRAVFRRIEYCGSGRPPEPEFRVDHERMTIEFQSRVLDLTGVEFRLLAALMEKPGRILSRERLLGRLYEDNRIVADRTVDSHVKNIRKKLAAVLPEREVLVSVYGAGYKFEW